GGGATAGGGATGAGGTGGCTAGCCCCGATCTCGCGGCAAAGGTGATGAGGAAACCGGGCCTGGCTCAGTGGCTCAGCCGCTAAGGCCCGCCCGCGGCGTCACACTTTTCGTCAAGCTACGCCCAGCCAGCGCGGCAGCCGGTTGAACAGCGACCAGCTTGCGATCGGCGTCATCGCCGTGCGTTCCGAACCGCTCGCCACCGCGAATCGCGCGCCGGCCTGCCCCGCGCTGATCCACGCGACCGCCCGCTTCGGCAGCTCGACCGACTCGCCGGTGGCGAGCCAATGGTCGGTGGCCTCGCCTTCGACGGTCAGCCAGATCTCGCCCGAGATCACCTTGAAGATCGACGGACGCGCGACACGCCAGGCCGCGACGGGTTCGCCCTGTTCCAATTCGAAAATCCGGACTTCACGCATCGCACTCTCCTTCGAAGCTTTTTCTGTTGTATCGATTATTGACGTGCGATCATCGGATACCCATGCACAGTTCCGAACACTTTCATCGGAACTGTTCAGTCGAAAAACCGGACAGTTGCCACAAGCGACTGTCACCTCGGCAAACGGCGAACGCGGCAAGCCGCTGCGCCGTGAGAGAAGCGGGAAAGGAGCCGCGATGAAACTCGAAATCCAGCTCGAACGGGACAGCGGTGTGCCGCTGACGGAACAGATCGTCACCGGCGTCACCACGTGGATCCGCACGCGCACCGCCCATCCCGGCGCGAAGCTACCGTCGATCCGCCAGTTCGCGGCCGATTACGGCGTGAGCCGCTTTCCGGTGATCGAAGCGTACGACCGCCTGGTATCGCTCGGTTACGTCGATTCGCGCCACGGCTCGGGCTTTTATGTGGCCGACCGGCAACCGGCCGGGACGGCTTGCCAGGGCTCGTCGGACCTGCGGCGCGCGGAAGAGGAAACCGACCATCTGCTGCAGCAGTTCAACCATCCCGGCGAAATGCTCAAGCTCGGCAGCGGCTTCATTCCGGAAGGCTGGCGCGATGTCGACGCGCTCGCGCAGGCGATCCGCCACGTATCGCGCACGGACCCCGCGAGCATGGTCGATTACACGACGCCGTTCGGCAATCTGACCTTGCGCGAGCATCTGCAGGCGCGCATCGGCCAGTTGGGGATTCAGGCCGAGCCGTCGCAGATTCTCATCACCAACGGCGCGAGCCAGGCGTTCGATCTGCTGATCCGCTACATGCTCAAGGCGGGCGACACGATCTTCGTCGAAGACCCCGGTTACTACAATCTGTACGGCCTGCTGAAGCTGCACGGCGCGAAACTGATCGGCATTCCGCGCACCCGCAACGGCCCGGATCTCGACGTCATGCAGGCGCAGTTGAAACTGCACCGGCCGAAGATGCTGTTCATCAACACCGTGTTCCACAATCCGACCGGCACCACGGTCGCGCCGCAGGTCGCGTTCCGGCTGCTGCAGATGGCGCGCGAACACAACTTCTCGATCGTCGAGGACGACATCTACGCGGATTTTCAGACCGACGTCACCGATCGGCTCGCCACGCTCGATCAACTCGAACATGTGATCTACGTGGGCGGATTGTCGAAGACGCTATCGTCGTCGCTGCGGATCGGCTACGTGGTTGCGAGCCCGGCCATCATCAAGGATCTGGTCGACATCAAGATGCTGACGAGTATCGGCGGCTCGCGTTTTGCGGAGGCGGTCGCCGTGTCGCTGCTGGAGCGCGGCGCGTATCGCAAGTACCTGGAACGCCTGCGCCGCCGTATGCGCGACGCGCTCGGCTCGACCATCCAGACGCTCGAGGATGCCGGGTGGGAGTTGTTCGATAAACCCGTCGGCGGCAAATTCCTGTGGGCGCGCGTGCCGCATGTCGGTGATGCGCAACGGCTCGTCGAGTGCGGGGCGCCGCTGGGCGTGACGGTCGCGCCGGGGCACTATTTCCGGCCAGGCATGGAGGTGAGTCCGTGGACTCGCATTCATATCGCGTTTGGAAACGCCCCGCGCGCGCAGGCGTTTTTTCATGCGGCGGCGAAGTTGCCGGAGTCGGCGTGATGTGGGCAAGGCGTGAGCGGGGCGTGGGAGCGGACGGTGGCCGATGCGTCCTTTGCCTTCCACGCTGCGACCGGCGGCGCTTTTCCCTAGAATAACGAGTCCCAGTCCGTCCAAAGTGCGCTAGCCGCTGCCCATGTCCACGCCGCCGACTCCGCCCGCTTCCCGCACCACGTCCTCCACTGACGGCACTGCTGCGACCACGGCTGCGGCTACGGCCACTGCGGCTCCTGCCGCGGCGGCCTCCAATGCGGCGGCCTCCAATGCGGCGGCGACGCCGTCGGCCCGCTCGCTGACCGTGATGCTGTGGCTCGTCGCCACCGGCTTCTTCATGCAGACGCTGGACTCGACGATCGTCAACACCGCCCTGCCCGCGATGGCGACGAGCCTCGGCGAATTGCCGCTACGCATGCAATCGGTGGTGATCGCCTACTCGCTGACGATGGCGGTCATGATCCCCGTGTCCGGCTGGCTCGCCGACAAGTTCGGCACGCGGCGCGTGTTCTTCAGCGCGATCCTCGTGTTCGCGATCGGCTCGCTGCTGTGCGCGAACGCCCACACGCTGAATCAACTGGTGATCTTCCGTATCGTGCAGGGCGTGGGCGGCGCGATGCTGCTGCCGGTCGGACGGCTTGCCGTGCTGCGCACGTTTCCGGCGGAGCGCTATCTGCCGGCGCTGTCGTTCGTGGCGATTCCGGGCTTGATCGGACCGCTGATCGGCCCGACGCTCGGCGGCTGGCTCGTGAAAATCGCGTCGTGGCACTGGATCTTTCTGATCAACGTGCCGGTGGGCGTGGCCGGCTGCATCGCGACGTTCATCTTCATGCCGGACAGCCGCAACGAACACGTCGGCCGGTTCGACTTCAAGGGCTATCTGCTGCTCGTGCTTGGCATGGTGGCCATTTCGTTTGCCCTCGACGGCCGCACCGAGTTCGGCATTCAACATGCGACGGTGCTGGTGCTGCTGATCCTGAGCCTCGCCTGTTTCGTCGCCTACGGTCTGCACGCGGTGCGTGAGCCCGCGCCGATCTTTTCGCTCGATCTCTTCAAGATCCACACCTTCAGCGTCGGTCTGCTCGGCAACCTGTTCGCGCGGATCGGCAGCGGCGCGATGCCCTATCTGATTCCGCTGCTATTGCAGGTGAGTCTCGGCTATAGCGCGTTCGAGGCCGGCATGATGATGCTGCCGGTCGCGGCCGCCGGCATGGCGTCCAAGCGGCTCGTGACGAAATTGATCGTCCGGTACAGCTATCGCAGCGTGTTGATGATCAACACGGTGCTGGTCGGCCTCGCGATGGCGAGCTTCGCGTTGACCAGCGCGAACCAGCCGCTGTGGCTGCGGCTCGTACAGCTAGCGTTCTTCGGCGGCGTCAACTCGATGCAGTTCACCGCGATGAACACGCTGACGCTGAAGGACCTCGGTACCGGCGGCGCCAGCAGCGGCAACAGTCTGTTCTCGCTGGTGCAGATGCTGTCGATGAGCCTTGGCGTGACCGTCGCCGGCGCGCTGCTTGCAACCTTCACGGGCTTGCTGCCGCGTGTGACGGCCGCTAATTCGCTGCCGGCGTTTCACGCGACGTTCCTGTGCGTGGGGATCATCACGGCGGGCTCGGCATGGATCTTCGCTCAGCTTGCGCCGGATATCCGCACGCTGGCGAAGAAGACGGACCCTTCGGAGAGGACTTGAGTGGTGCGGCGGCGGTTGTTCGATCGGAGCGGTGCTGCGAGGCGGTTGTCGGTCGGCCGGAATGGCGCTGCGCTGCGCGGCGCTAAATTTGCAGGACGGCGGGCTTTGGTTCTGCATCGACTCGCTGCGGCGCGCGACGGACCGCAACGACCTCCGTCGATTTTCATCGACCCGCAACGGGGCGCACGTCGCACCAGCAAAGTGCGAAGCGTGGCCATCCCGCCCGCACTGGCGCACAATCATCGCTTGAGCCGGCGATAGGCAGAGCCACGGCAGGGGCTAGCACAGCGATGTGGCAGCGCCAAGGCAGCGATCGGACAGCCTGCGTACCGTGTTTCCGCGGTGTTTCCGCGGTGTTCCCGTGGCGCTCGCGCAGTGTTTCCGCGCGCGCATAGTTCTTGCTCGCCTATCCTGTAAACTCACTGCTTGCGCATGCGGACTCGTGTCGAGCATGCAGGCGCGCCGCCACTTCCACACGACTGACATGATGAGCATGATCGAACTCGATCCTCCCGGCTTCCAGCCCCCCCGCCCGATGGCCGGCGACGAAGGCTCGCGGCGCACCGTCCTGTACGGCGGGTACACCGTCTTCAGCGTGTTCCAACCGGTTTTCTCGGTCTCGCACCGGCGCGCGATCGGTTACCACGCCTCGCTGCGCGCTCACGACGAGCACGCGCGGCAAGTCCCCTCGCACGAGGTATTCACGCAAGCCGCCCGGCGCGGCGACCTGCTGGAACTCGGGCGGCTCGCCGAATCGCTGCATCTCGGCAACTTCAACGCGTTCGACAGCCACGACGAATGGCTCTTTCTCAGCCTGCACCCGGCCGCGTTGATGGACACCAGCTACGGCGATGCACTGCTCGCCGGCCTCAAGGCGCTCGGACTGCCGCCGCAACGCGTCGTGCTGGAAGTGTCCGAACAGGCTGGCGGCGAGACCACACGCTTTGCCGAAATCATCGACGCATTGCGCAAGTCCGGCTTCCTGATCGCGCTCGACGGTTTCGGCGCGAAGCATTCGAACATCGACCGCGTATGGAACCTGCGGCCGGACATCGTCACGCTGGACCGCTGCATTCTCGCGCAGGCCAGCGAACACTCGCACATCGAACGCGTGCTGCCGGGGCTCGTCTCCTTGCTGCACGAATCCGGGCAACTGGTGCTGATGGGCGGACTCAGCACCGAGCGCGACGCGCTGATCGCGCTCGAATGCAACGTGGACTTCGTGCAAGGCGCGTTCTTCGCGGGACCGAGCGTCGAAGCGGTCAAGCCACAAGCCGCCGCCGGCTTGATGGACTCGCTCTCGGCCGCGCTGCGCGAACGGGTTGCGGCGCGCGATCGTGCGCAGTCGGCGCGTCTCGCCCCCTATGTCACCGCGCTGGAAACGGCCGCGACGCATCT
The sequence above is a segment of the Paraburkholderia sp. D15 genome. Coding sequences within it:
- a CDS encoding PLP-dependent aminotransferase family protein → MKLEIQLERDSGVPLTEQIVTGVTTWIRTRTAHPGAKLPSIRQFAADYGVSRFPVIEAYDRLVSLGYVDSRHGSGFYVADRQPAGTACQGSSDLRRAEEETDHLLQQFNHPGEMLKLGSGFIPEGWRDVDALAQAIRHVSRTDPASMVDYTTPFGNLTLREHLQARIGQLGIQAEPSQILITNGASQAFDLLIRYMLKAGDTIFVEDPGYYNLYGLLKLHGAKLIGIPRTRNGPDLDVMQAQLKLHRPKMLFINTVFHNPTGTTVAPQVAFRLLQMAREHNFSIVEDDIYADFQTDVTDRLATLDQLEHVIYVGGLSKTLSSSLRIGYVVASPAIIKDLVDIKMLTSIGGSRFAEAVAVSLLERGAYRKYLERLRRRMRDALGSTIQTLEDAGWELFDKPVGGKFLWARVPHVGDAQRLVECGAPLGVTVAPGHYFRPGMEVSPWTRIHIAFGNAPRAQAFFHAAAKLPESA
- a CDS encoding EAL domain-containing protein, encoding MSMIELDPPGFQPPRPMAGDEGSRRTVLYGGYTVFSVFQPVFSVSHRRAIGYHASLRAHDEHARQVPSHEVFTQAARRGDLLELGRLAESLHLGNFNAFDSHDEWLFLSLHPAALMDTSYGDALLAGLKALGLPPQRVVLEVSEQAGGETTRFAEIIDALRKSGFLIALDGFGAKHSNIDRVWNLRPDIVTLDRCILAQASEHSHIERVLPGLVSLLHESGQLVLMGGLSTERDALIALECNVDFVQGAFFAGPSVEAVKPQAAAGLMDSLSAALRERVAARDRAQSARLAPYVTALETAATHLVAGESVAEATAPLLTLGETARCFVLDGSGRQIGDNVLPPGRASQRAKRFRPLLHSEGASWERRPYFIQAMRVPGQVHLTPPYLSINEAHLCVTASIAAHTPNGTQVLCVDINWEVAAHRG
- the mdtD gene encoding multidrug transporter subunit MdtD, with translation MLWLVATGFFMQTLDSTIVNTALPAMATSLGELPLRMQSVVIAYSLTMAVMIPVSGWLADKFGTRRVFFSAILVFAIGSLLCANAHTLNQLVIFRIVQGVGGAMLLPVGRLAVLRTFPAERYLPALSFVAIPGLIGPLIGPTLGGWLVKIASWHWIFLINVPVGVAGCIATFIFMPDSRNEHVGRFDFKGYLLLVLGMVAISFALDGRTEFGIQHATVLVLLILSLACFVAYGLHAVREPAPIFSLDLFKIHTFSVGLLGNLFARIGSGAMPYLIPLLLQVSLGYSAFEAGMMMLPVAAAGMASKRLVTKLIVRYSYRSVLMINTVLVGLAMASFALTSANQPLWLRLVQLAFFGGVNSMQFTAMNTLTLKDLGTGGASSGNSLFSLVQMLSMSLGVTVAGALLATFTGLLPRVTAANSLPAFHATFLCVGIITAGSAWIFAQLAPDIRTLAKKTDPSERT
- a CDS encoding DUF2917 domain-containing protein, coding for MREVRIFELEQGEPVAAWRVARPSIFKVISGEIWLTVEGEATDHWLATGESVELPKRAVAWISAGQAGARFAVASGSERTAMTPIASWSLFNRLPRWLGVA